In the genome of Streptomyces racemochromogenes, one region contains:
- a CDS encoding heavy metal translocating P-type ATPase, translated as MTTITPGAAQVELAIGGMTCASCAARIEKKLNRMDGVEATVNYATEKAKVTFDADISVADLIATVEATGYTAQEPRAPRTDGAAGPEGEQPEHDELAPLRQRLVTAVSLAVPVIAMAMAPALQIDYWQWLSLTLTAPVVTYAAWPFHRAAWTNARHGAATMDTLISVGTIAAFLWSLWALFFGTAGTPGMTHAFEFSIARTDGAGNIYLEAAAGVVAFILAGRYFEAKSKRKAGAALKALLELGAKEVTVLRGGREVTVPTADLQVGDRFLVRPGEKIATDGTVVEGSSAVDASMLTGESVPVEVSAGDSVTGATLNAGGRLVVEATRVGSDTQLARMARLVEDAQNGKAAAQRLADKISAVFVPVVIGLALATLGFWLGTGSGLAAAFTAAVAVLIIACPCALGLATPTALMVGTGRGAQLGILIKGPEVLESTRKVDTIVLDKTGTVTTGQMTLLRVHTADGTDEAEVLRLAGALEHSSEHPIAQAVAAGAAARVGTLPTPEDFANIPGLGVQGVVEGHAVLVGRGRLLAEWAMELPVHLERAKSEAEAAGRTAIAVAWDGEARAVLEVADAVKDTSAEAIRRLRALGLTPILLTGDNKAVAETVAREVGIDEVIAEVMPQDKVDVVKRLQAEGRSVAMVGDGVNDAAALAQADLGLAMGTGTDAAIEAGDLTLVRGDLRAAADAIRLARKTLGTIRSNLFWAFAYNVAALPLAAAGLLNPMIAGAAMAFSSVFVVGNSLRLRGFRAATD; from the coding sequence ATGACCACCATCACTCCCGGCGCCGCCCAGGTCGAGCTCGCCATCGGCGGCATGACCTGCGCCTCGTGCGCGGCACGCATCGAGAAGAAGCTCAACCGCATGGACGGCGTCGAGGCCACCGTCAACTACGCCACCGAGAAGGCCAAGGTCACCTTCGACGCCGACATCTCCGTCGCGGACCTGATCGCCACCGTCGAGGCCACCGGCTACACCGCGCAGGAGCCCAGGGCGCCGCGCACCGACGGCGCCGCCGGCCCCGAGGGGGAACAGCCCGAGCACGACGAACTCGCGCCGCTGCGCCAGCGGCTCGTCACCGCCGTCTCGCTCGCGGTGCCCGTCATCGCGATGGCGATGGCCCCGGCCCTCCAGATCGACTACTGGCAGTGGCTCTCGCTGACCCTGACCGCGCCCGTCGTCACGTACGCGGCCTGGCCCTTCCACCGCGCCGCCTGGACCAACGCCAGGCACGGCGCGGCCACCATGGACACCCTGATCTCGGTGGGCACCATCGCCGCGTTCCTGTGGTCGCTGTGGGCGCTGTTCTTCGGCACCGCCGGCACCCCCGGCATGACGCACGCCTTCGAGTTCAGCATCGCCCGCACCGACGGCGCGGGGAACATCTACCTGGAGGCCGCGGCCGGCGTCGTCGCCTTCATCCTGGCGGGCCGGTACTTCGAGGCCAAGTCCAAGCGCAAGGCCGGCGCGGCCCTCAAAGCCCTGCTGGAACTGGGCGCCAAGGAGGTCACCGTGCTGCGCGGCGGCCGCGAGGTGACCGTGCCGACCGCCGACCTCCAGGTCGGGGACCGCTTCCTGGTCCGCCCCGGCGAGAAGATCGCCACCGACGGCACCGTCGTCGAGGGCTCCTCGGCCGTCGACGCCTCCATGCTCACCGGCGAGTCCGTGCCCGTGGAGGTCTCCGCCGGCGACTCCGTCACCGGCGCCACGCTCAACGCCGGCGGCCGCCTGGTCGTCGAGGCCACCCGGGTCGGATCCGACACCCAGCTCGCCCGGATGGCCCGGCTGGTCGAGGACGCCCAGAACGGCAAGGCCGCCGCCCAGCGGCTCGCCGACAAGATCTCCGCGGTGTTCGTCCCCGTCGTCATCGGACTGGCCCTGGCCACCCTCGGGTTCTGGCTCGGCACCGGCTCGGGCCTGGCGGCCGCCTTCACCGCCGCCGTCGCCGTACTGATCATCGCCTGCCCCTGCGCCCTGGGCCTGGCCACCCCGACCGCCCTCATGGTCGGCACCGGCCGCGGCGCGCAGCTCGGCATCCTGATCAAGGGTCCCGAGGTCCTGGAGAGCACCCGCAAGGTCGACACCATCGTCCTGGACAAGACCGGCACCGTCACCACCGGCCAGATGACCCTGCTGCGCGTGCACACCGCCGACGGCACCGACGAGGCCGAGGTGCTGCGCCTCGCCGGAGCGCTGGAGCACTCCTCCGAACACCCCATCGCGCAGGCCGTCGCCGCCGGCGCCGCCGCCCGGGTCGGCACCCTGCCCACCCCCGAGGACTTCGCGAACATCCCCGGCCTCGGCGTCCAGGGCGTCGTCGAGGGCCACGCGGTCCTCGTCGGCCGCGGCAGGCTCCTGGCCGAATGGGCGATGGAACTGCCCGTGCACCTGGAGCGCGCCAAGTCCGAGGCGGAGGCCGCCGGCCGCACCGCCATCGCGGTGGCCTGGGACGGCGAGGCCCGCGCGGTCCTGGAGGTCGCGGACGCCGTCAAGGACACCAGCGCCGAGGCGATCCGCAGGCTGCGCGCCCTCGGCCTCACCCCGATCCTGCTGACCGGCGACAACAAGGCCGTCGCCGAGACGGTGGCCCGCGAGGTGGGCATCGACGAGGTCATCGCCGAGGTCATGCCGCAGGACAAGGTGGACGTCGTCAAGCGGCTCCAGGCCGAGGGCCGCAGCGTCGCGATGGTCGGCGACGGCGTCAACGACGCGGCCGCGCTCGCCCAGGCCGACCTGGGCCTGGCGATGGGCACCGGCACCGACGCGGCCATCGAGGCCGGCGACCTGACCCTCGTACGCGGTGACCTGCGGGCCGCGGCCGACGCCATCCGGCTCGCCCGCAAGACCCTCGGCACGATCCGCTCGAACCTGTTCTGGGCCTTCGCCTACAACGTGGCCGCCCTGCCGCTCGCCGCGGCGGGACTGCTCAACCCGATGATCGCCGGTGCGGCCATGGCCTTCTCCTCGGTCTTCGTCGTCGGCAACAGCCTGCGTCTGCGCGGCTTCCGGGCCGCCACCGACTGA
- a CDS encoding BlaI/MecI/CopY family transcriptional regulator, producing the protein MRVRRLGELEAEIMDRVWQWERPASVREIVDDINRVRKVAYTTVMTVADILYRKGWLSREKSGRAWMYEAVRSREEYTAALMQDALGDSQDRRATLLRFVERMSHEDVEALDEALRAARTDRPAEGRGR; encoded by the coding sequence ATGCGCGTACGCCGGCTGGGAGAGCTGGAGGCCGAGATCATGGACCGGGTGTGGCAGTGGGAACGCCCCGCCTCGGTCCGCGAGATCGTGGACGACATAAACCGGGTCCGCAAGGTCGCCTACACCACCGTCATGACCGTGGCGGACATCCTGTACCGCAAGGGCTGGCTCAGCCGCGAGAAATCCGGCCGGGCCTGGATGTACGAGGCGGTGCGCAGCCGCGAGGAGTACACCGCGGCGCTGATGCAGGACGCGCTCGGCGACAGCCAGGACCGCAGGGCGACGCTGCTGCGGTTCGTGGAGCGGATGTCCCACGAGGACGTGGAAGCCCTGGACGAGGCGCTGCGCGCCGCCCGCACCGACCGGCCGGCCGAGGGGCGCGGCCGGTGA
- a CDS encoding GNAT family N-acetyltransferase, whose amino-acid sequence MLLADVRTAAPGDATAISRLLAEAIRDGYGETLGEIRVGRLVSDHCALPRIRAEIGIPGGAPAWLGWLVAADTDGTVVGAVSGGVPVDAEGEIYALCVTPARQREGVGTALLEAATDRMRAHGAAYQRITLPGEQAPALPFFTHHGFGTLTPVRLGRSL is encoded by the coding sequence ATGCTGCTGGCTGACGTGCGGACGGCAGCGCCCGGTGACGCGACGGCGATTTCCCGGCTCCTCGCCGAAGCGATTCGCGACGGCTACGGCGAGACCCTCGGGGAAATCCGGGTCGGCCGGCTGGTGTCGGACCATTGCGCCCTGCCCCGCATTCGAGCGGAAATTGGAATTCCCGGCGGAGCTCCCGCCTGGCTGGGCTGGCTGGTCGCGGCCGACACCGACGGCACCGTGGTGGGCGCCGTCTCGGGCGGCGTGCCGGTCGACGCCGAGGGCGAGATCTACGCCCTGTGCGTGACCCCGGCCCGGCAGCGGGAGGGCGTGGGCACGGCGCTGCTGGAGGCGGCCACCGACCGGATGCGGGCGCACGGGGCCGCGTACCAGCGGATCACCCTGCCCGGCGAACAGGCCCCCGCACTCCCCTTCTTCACCCACCACGGCTTCGGCACGCTCACGCCGGTCAGGCTCGGCCGCAGCCTCTGA
- a CDS encoding metal-sensitive transcriptional regulator — MAGYSEHKDDVIRRLRRIEGQVRGVQRMVAEDVYCVDVLTQVSAINAALRSCAVTLLDEHLACCVTEAVARGGDEADTKVVEATRAIARLIRT, encoded by the coding sequence GTGGCCGGTTACTCAGAACACAAGGACGACGTCATCAGACGGCTGCGGCGGATCGAGGGCCAGGTCCGCGGCGTGCAGCGGATGGTCGCCGAGGACGTCTACTGCGTCGACGTGCTCACCCAGGTCTCCGCGATCAACGCCGCACTCCGGTCCTGCGCCGTGACCCTCCTCGACGAACACCTCGCCTGCTGCGTCACCGAGGCCGTCGCCAGGGGCGGGGACGAGGCGGACACCAAGGTCGTCGAGGCGACCCGGGCCATCGCCCGCCTGATCCGCACCTGA
- a CDS encoding cation transporter, which produces MSSCCTPEGTCGTNAGETTTTVAVVDTTATVYRVTGMSCGHCRTAITASVGALDGVVSVDVDVDAGLVTVTTAGEPDDAAVTAAVDDAGYELTGRA; this is translated from the coding sequence ATGTCTTCCTGCTGCACCCCCGAAGGCACCTGCGGTACGAACGCCGGCGAGACGACCACCACCGTGGCCGTGGTCGACACGACCGCCACCGTCTACCGCGTGACCGGCATGTCCTGCGGGCACTGCCGGACCGCCATCACCGCCTCGGTCGGCGCGCTCGACGGGGTCGTCTCCGTCGACGTGGACGTCGACGCGGGCCTGGTCACGGTGACCACCGCAGGCGAGCCCGACGACGCCGCGGTCACCGCGGCGGTCGACGACGCCGGCTACGAGCTGACCGGCCGGGCCTGA
- a CDS encoding M56 family metallopeptidase, with translation MNHHVLPPLGLALVTGLVLPLLLVRARWAQQVPRLGLAAWIACGAAFALSTALLPAQLLLPAETSHRLVDAVLTLTPPSRGRLAAATAREALAALAALAVLAVPATGFVRELVRARRARTRHAELLRLVGRYDSRLGATVLQDARPAVYCLPGRSRRVVVSSGALEVLTEQELAAALAHERAHIGGRHHLLVAAAGAYSAVFRRLPLARIGGRTVPLLLEMAADDRALRGCSSDALATALYALASGRAPRRAFAAGGPSAALRMRRILGPRRAGRPVLRGVLAVGAAVSAVVPLVVACCWTS, from the coding sequence GTGAACCACCACGTCCTGCCGCCCCTCGGACTCGCCCTGGTTACCGGTCTGGTGCTGCCGTTACTGCTGGTGCGCGCCCGCTGGGCCCAGCAGGTGCCCCGGCTGGGGCTGGCCGCCTGGATCGCCTGCGGCGCCGCCTTCGCGCTGTCCACGGCCCTGCTGCCGGCGCAGCTGCTGCTCCCCGCGGAGACCAGCCACCGGCTCGTCGACGCCGTGCTGACCCTGACCCCGCCCTCCCGCGGGCGGCTGGCCGCGGCCACGGCGCGCGAGGCCCTCGCCGCGCTGGCGGCCCTGGCGGTGCTGGCGGTACCGGCCACCGGTTTCGTACGCGAACTCGTGCGGGCGCGCCGGGCCCGCACCCGGCACGCCGAACTGCTGCGCCTCGTCGGCCGGTACGACTCCCGGCTCGGGGCGACGGTCCTGCAGGACGCGCGCCCGGCGGTGTACTGCCTGCCGGGGCGGTCGCGGCGGGTGGTGGTGTCCTCGGGGGCGCTTGAGGTGCTGACGGAACAGGAGCTGGCCGCGGCGCTCGCCCACGAGCGGGCGCACATCGGCGGCCGGCACCACCTGCTGGTCGCGGCGGCGGGCGCGTACTCGGCGGTGTTCCGCCGGCTGCCGCTGGCCCGGATCGGCGGGCGGACGGTGCCGCTGCTGCTGGAGATGGCGGCCGACGACCGGGCGCTGCGCGGCTGTTCGAGCGACGCGCTGGCCACGGCGCTGTACGCGCTGGCCTCGGGGCGGGCGCCGCGCAGGGCGTTCGCGGCGGGCGGGCCGTCGGCGGCGCTGCGGATGCGGCGCATCCTGGGGCCGCGCCGGGCGGGACGTCCCGTGCTGCGCGGGGTGCTGGCGGTGGGCGCGGCCGTGTCGGCGGTCGTTCCGCTGGTGGTCGCGTGTTGTTGGACGTCCTGA